In a genomic window of Nodosilinea sp. E11:
- a CDS encoding pentapeptide repeat-containing protein has protein sequence MAQTSHSQPISAQVSAARVKGRLSATHSLALRRLMAWSLEAGLLIGSAVLPWGLGEAVRHQSAAEAVPLNPAVTMVQGAIARPLGLSRQRLATEVPPLTNLLWFTALVLPVAVAGSQVYGLAAQGKTWPKAWLGLQVVADKPAGLGAKTALVRELGRWGVPAAVAYGLWLGSGAFPSLPWLGGLTLASSLAIGATGQTRRSRRSWYDDIAGTRVLLLRGGQVPSRYVPAAEDQDSSGADGPRSTSLAVPLVGLTTEEYGGLTAIVLSPADSAEVLGPRGWRRHIPLMGALAGVVALGGLGALWLDRRLPAVGGDAGDALFLALVENLSRNAASFSDRQAAALALSSSQDPRAIPLLVDMLAQTGDPGLLDTLQQALVTLGPPAIPPLQRLNLALANDLLALPPDQQLIPQLRQRTVKRTLAKILVLHNGNLNQVDLSGTNLGYVIESPDEFTLVLEQQHLAGIVWRNAVLSGARMRKAKFFDPGADGRTDTFDDWITDFSGSDLTEASLVAAHLRHTIFRNTSLLRANLSNSLAPYADFSGANASSAWFIAADVSHGTFDGTSLVGADLTDANLSQASLVKARLRQAHLAGTRLTSANLTQADLAEAHLAGANLAGANLRQANLSHSWLNGADLSQANLEGASLEGANLEDVVLTGANLAGVNLAGAQFFVPERSQGNGFVATLAEPDKTESLVGVDFSRALNLRGDQLEYVCLQGGLHPSCRGEF, from the coding sequence ATGGCACAGACCTCTCATTCTCAGCCGATTTCTGCTCAGGTGTCTGCGGCCCGAGTTAAGGGGCGGCTGTCGGCGACCCACAGTTTAGCCCTGCGGCGGCTGATGGCCTGGAGTCTGGAGGCCGGTCTATTGATCGGTAGTGCTGTGCTGCCCTGGGGGTTAGGCGAAGCCGTACGCCACCAGTCTGCGGCTGAGGCGGTGCCGTTGAATCCGGCTGTCACGATGGTGCAGGGGGCGATCGCCCGTCCCTTGGGGCTATCGCGTCAGCGGTTGGCCACTGAGGTGCCGCCGCTCACCAATCTGCTGTGGTTTACGGCGCTGGTGCTGCCAGTGGCCGTTGCCGGCAGCCAAGTCTACGGTCTAGCTGCCCAGGGTAAAACCTGGCCGAAAGCCTGGTTGGGGTTGCAAGTGGTCGCTGACAAGCCCGCCGGGCTAGGGGCAAAAACGGCCCTAGTCCGTGAGCTGGGACGGTGGGGAGTACCGGCGGCGGTGGCCTATGGCCTGTGGTTGGGAAGCGGTGCCTTCCCGAGTTTGCCGTGGTTGGGCGGCCTAACCTTGGCAAGCAGTTTGGCCATTGGGGCGACGGGGCAGACGCGGCGATCGCGGCGTAGCTGGTATGACGATATCGCGGGCACTCGGGTGCTGCTGCTGCGGGGTGGACAGGTGCCCAGCCGCTACGTCCCCGCCGCTGAAGATCAAGACAGCAGTGGGGCTGACGGTCCTCGGTCTACCTCGCTGGCGGTGCCGCTGGTGGGGTTGACCACTGAAGAATATGGTGGCCTGACGGCGATCGTGCTGTCTCCGGCAGACTCGGCTGAGGTGTTGGGGCCGCGCGGCTGGCGGCGACATATCCCCTTGATGGGAGCCTTGGCTGGGGTCGTTGCCCTGGGTGGGCTGGGGGCACTGTGGCTAGATCGGCGACTGCCTGCGGTGGGGGGCGATGCTGGCGATGCTCTATTTTTAGCGCTGGTCGAAAATCTCAGCCGCAATGCGGCCTCCTTTAGCGATCGCCAGGCGGCGGCGCTGGCGCTATCGAGCAGTCAAGATCCTCGCGCTATTCCGCTGCTGGTCGATATGCTGGCTCAAACCGGTGACCCTGGCCTGCTCGATACCCTACAGCAGGCATTGGTTACCCTAGGTCCACCGGCGATTCCACCCCTGCAACGGTTAAATTTGGCGCTGGCCAACGACCTATTGGCCCTGCCGCCCGACCAGCAGCTTATTCCCCAACTGCGACAGCGGACGGTGAAGCGCACCCTGGCCAAGATTTTGGTGCTGCACAACGGCAACTTAAACCAAGTCGATCTCAGCGGCACCAATCTTGGCTATGTGATTGAAAGCCCCGATGAGTTTACGCTGGTGCTAGAGCAGCAGCATTTAGCCGGGATTGTTTGGCGAAACGCCGTGCTGTCGGGAGCCCGGATGCGCAAGGCCAAGTTTTTTGATCCCGGTGCCGATGGTCGCACCGATACCTTTGACGACTGGATTACCGATTTCAGTGGCTCAGATTTGACTGAGGCCAGCCTGGTGGCCGCCCACCTGCGCCACACTATATTTCGCAACACGAGTTTGCTGCGGGCTAATCTGAGCAATTCTCTAGCGCCCTATGCTGATTTTTCGGGTGCCAATGCCAGCAGCGCCTGGTTTATTGCCGCCGATGTCAGCCACGGCACGTTTGATGGCACTAGCCTGGTCGGTGCTGACTTGACCGATGCCAACCTCAGCCAGGCCAGCCTGGTGAAGGCTCGCCTGCGTCAGGCCCATTTGGCGGGGACAAGGCTGACATCGGCGAATCTAACTCAGGCCGATTTGGCTGAGGCCCATCTGGCGGGGGCTAACCTGGCGGGGGCCAATCTGCGTCAGGCCAATCTAAGCCATAGCTGGCTTAACGGCGCTGACCTCAGTCAGGCCAATCTAGAGGGGGCCAGCCTAGAGGGGGCCAACTTAGAAGATGTGGTGCTGACGGGGGCCAATCTGGCGGGGGTCAACTTGGCGGGAGCTCAGTTTTTTGTGCCCGAGCGATCGCAGGGGAATGGCTTTGTGGCGACCCTGGCTGAACCCGATAAAACAGAGTCGCTGGTGGGCGTAGACTTTTCTCGGGCTTTAAATCTGCGGGGCGACCAGCTAGAGTACGTGTGTCTTCAAGGTGGGCTGCACCCCAGCTGTCGGGGTGAGTTTTAG
- a CDS encoding DUF565 domain-containing protein — MQRTRLSTLIDDLGDQLSLWLVNPWRRVSLVLLSLLLGYFFAVSLAAIAGQAAVQDTVVSAFLVVGIELVSWLVYSRRWRDPELLKKVPKPLWLDCINSAKIGAIYAFCVEAFKLGS; from the coding sequence ATGCAGCGCACCCGTTTAAGCACCCTGATCGATGATTTGGGCGATCAGTTGAGCCTGTGGCTAGTCAACCCCTGGCGGCGGGTGTCTCTGGTGTTGCTCAGCCTGCTGCTGGGTTATTTCTTTGCGGTGTCTTTAGCGGCGATCGCCGGTCAGGCGGCGGTACAAGACACGGTAGTCTCAGCCTTTTTGGTAGTTGGAATTGAACTAGTGAGCTGGCTGGTGTACAGCCGTCGCTGGCGCGATCCTGAGCTGCTCAAAAAGGTGCCGAAGCCGCTCTGGCTCGACTGCATTAACAGCGCCAAGATTGGGGCGATCTATGCCTTCTGTGTGGAGGCCTTTAAGCTGGGCAGCTAG
- a CDS encoding bifunctional 4-hydroxy-2-oxoglutarate aldolase/2-dehydro-3-deoxy-phosphogluconate aldolase, whose product MERETFLALLRQHRAIAVIRAPEVALGVRLAEAAAAGGIRLIEITWNSAHPAQLVEQLSQQLPHCHIGIGTALSIADVKDAVGAGAQFCFCPHTDSALIDLAHSLQTPIVPGALTPNEIVTAWQAGATAVKIFPIGAMGGASYIRSLQGPLAQIPLIPTGGVTVANAGEMVQAGAIAVGLSTSLFPPAAVENEEGSTVTQLATQLVNQLRAIAPHP is encoded by the coding sequence ATGGAACGAGAAACTTTTTTGGCCCTGCTGCGGCAGCATCGGGCGATCGCCGTCATTCGTGCACCGGAGGTAGCCCTGGGCGTTCGCTTAGCCGAAGCTGCCGCTGCTGGCGGCATACGCCTGATCGAAATTACCTGGAACAGTGCCCACCCCGCCCAATTGGTTGAGCAGCTCAGCCAGCAATTGCCCCACTGCCACATCGGCATCGGTACAGCCCTGTCGATCGCCGATGTTAAAGATGCCGTGGGCGCGGGAGCGCAGTTTTGCTTTTGTCCCCACACCGACTCTGCTCTAATTGACTTGGCTCACAGCTTGCAAACCCCCATTGTGCCTGGGGCACTCACCCCCAACGAAATTGTCACCGCCTGGCAGGCCGGAGCCACCGCCGTCAAGATCTTTCCCATTGGGGCAATGGGTGGGGCGAGCTATATTCGCAGCCTTCAGGGGCCGCTGGCTCAGATTCCACTGATCCCCACGGGCGGCGTCACGGTGGCCAATGCAGGGGAAATGGTGCAGGCGGGGGCGATCGCCGTGGGGCTATCTACCAGCCTATTTCCTCCAGCCGCTGTAGAGAACGAGGAAGGATCTACGGTCACGCAGTTAGCAACGCAGCTGGTGAATCAACTCAGGGCGATCGCACCCCATCCCTAG
- a CDS encoding ABC transporter permease yields MQKRSLSFYLLLAFFCLFVLFLYGPMITIFMLSLQGPEGGLTFPMRGFSVYWLGQVFQEQRVGNFIEPFFRSLVLGGAVMAITIAASVLASMGFRQRFKGSTVIFYMTIASLIVPSILVSLGIGVVFQVMGWQTNWFTSGLGAHLTWTLPIAFLIMLGIFNRFNPSYEEAARDLGATDSKTFWEIVMPLIAPSLLGVGLLTFTLSYDEFTRTSLVSGQRNTLPLEIFGMTTNVTSPALYALGTLTTLFSASMILIAFFAYSAVVKRQRGQV; encoded by the coding sequence ATGCAAAAACGTTCTCTTTCCTTCTACCTGCTCCTCGCCTTCTTCTGCCTCTTCGTGCTGTTTCTCTACGGCCCGATGATCACCATTTTTATGCTGTCGCTCCAGGGGCCAGAGGGCGGGTTAACCTTCCCCATGCGAGGCTTTAGCGTTTACTGGCTGGGGCAAGTGTTTCAAGAGCAGCGGGTGGGCAACTTCATCGAGCCATTCTTTCGATCTTTGGTGCTGGGGGGCGCGGTGATGGCCATCACCATTGCCGCCTCGGTGCTAGCCAGTATGGGATTTCGCCAGCGCTTTAAGGGCTCCACGGTAATTTTTTACATGACCATTGCCAGTCTGATCGTGCCCAGCATTCTGGTGTCGTTGGGCATTGGCGTGGTGTTTCAGGTGATGGGTTGGCAGACCAACTGGTTTACCTCTGGCCTGGGGGCACACCTGACCTGGACACTGCCGATCGCATTTTTGATCATGCTGGGCATTTTCAACCGATTTAACCCCTCCTACGAAGAGGCAGCCCGCGACCTGGGGGCCACCGACTCAAAGACCTTCTGGGAGATTGTCATGCCCCTGATTGCGCCGAGTTTGCTGGGGGTGGGGCTGCTGACCTTTACCCTCTCCTACGACGAATTTACCCGCACCTCGCTGGTATCGGGGCAGCGCAATACGCTGCCGCTGGAGATCTTTGGCATGACGACCAATGTGACTTCTCCAGCCCTCTATGCCCTGGGCACCTTAACCACCCTATTTTCAGCCTCTATGATTTTGATTGCATTTTTTGCCTACTCTGCCGTGGTTAAACGCCAGCGAGGGCAAGTTTAA